One genomic segment of Desulfomicrobium sp. ZS1 includes these proteins:
- a CDS encoding putative quinol monooxygenase yields the protein MFVVIVDIVIKKEFVENFREAVLRQGENSMSREEGCLGFDILENPEDPTRITLYESYTDAATFYDVHRETPHFTEYARTTAPWVESKSMRALTKIWPKN from the coding sequence ATGTTCGTCGTCATCGTCGATATCGTTATCAAAAAGGAATTCGTGGAGAATTTCAGGGAAGCGGTGCTCAGGCAGGGGGAGAATTCCATGAGCAGGGAAGAGGGATGTCTTGGCTTCGACATTCTCGAAAACCCTGAAGATCCGACCCGCATCACCCTTTACGAGTCATACACGGATGCGGCGACGTTCTACGACGTCCACCGTGAAACGCCCCACTTCACGGAGTACGCGCGAACCACCGCGCCCTGGGTGGAAAGCAAGAGCATGCGCGCCTTGACCAAGATCTGGCCCAAAAACTGA
- a CDS encoding YqaA family protein gives MKHDSSTSAPTDLAQARATRNPLRKLYYWVLHWAATPYALPALVVLSFAESSFFPVPPDVLLIALCFSTPARWFKLAAWCTAASVVGGLLGYFIGWGLWETVGQPIVRMYHGEAVVEMVRVWYETYGFFGVLVAAVTPIPYKVFTIASGMMSFDLGQFVLASVLGRGMRFFLVAGLIRLYGARIKPFMERHFELAASALVVLAILGFLAIKYLK, from the coding sequence ATGAAACACGATTCCTCCACCTCCGCTCCAACCGATCTGGCCCAGGCCCGCGCCACGCGCAACCCTTTGCGCAAGCTTTATTACTGGGTCCTGCATTGGGCTGCCACGCCCTATGCCCTGCCTGCCCTGGTGGTTTTGTCCTTTGCCGAGAGCTCTTTTTTTCCGGTGCCGCCCGATGTGCTGCTCATCGCCTTGTGTTTTTCGACGCCCGCGCGCTGGTTCAAGCTGGCCGCGTGGTGCACTGCGGCCTCGGTCGTGGGCGGACTGCTCGGCTATTTCATTGGTTGGGGTCTGTGGGAGACGGTGGGGCAGCCCATCGTACGGATGTACCATGGCGAGGCCGTGGTGGAGATGGTTCGCGTCTGGTACGAAACGTATGGATTTTTCGGCGTGCTGGTCGCGGCGGTGACGCCCATTCCTTACAAAGTCTTCACCATCGCTTCCGGCATGATGAGTTTTGATTTGGGACAGTTCGTCCTGGCCTCGGTGCTGGGCAGAGGGATGCGCTTTTTCCTGGTGGCCGGTCTCATCCGCCTCTATGGGGCGCGCATCAAGCCCTTTATGGAACGGCATTTCGAGCTGGCCGCTTCGGCCCTGGTTGTTCTGGCCATTCTCGGGTTCCTGGCCATCAAATACCTTAAATAG